Proteins encoded in a region of the Halioglobus maricola genome:
- a CDS encoding nuclear transport factor 2 family protein, which produces MSDHNKALVQKMWQALAAHDWATLKACMHPEIHYRDMPSDDPGAHGPENCVKRLSIAWDHIERQEQVTHHIAADGDVVFLDHTEKWIFKTGETAEHTFATMHEIRDGLIYRWSDYWDMNKFVGQFPDWFLEVMAQHTAADFGGED; this is translated from the coding sequence ATGTCGGACCACAACAAGGCTCTGGTACAGAAAATGTGGCAGGCGCTGGCAGCACACGATTGGGCGACACTCAAGGCCTGCATGCACCCGGAGATTCACTATCGCGACATGCCCAGCGACGACCCCGGTGCACACGGACCTGAAAACTGCGTCAAACGGCTGTCAATTGCCTGGGACCATATCGAGCGCCAGGAGCAGGTCACTCACCACATTGCCGCAGACGGCGACGTGGTCTTTCTGGACCATACCGAAAAGTGGATTTTCAAAACCGGCGAGACCGCGGAACATACCTTCGCCACCATGCACGAGATACGCGACGGACTGATCTATCGCTGGAGCGACTACTGGGACATGAACAAGTTTGTCGGCCAGTTCCCCGATTGGTTTCTGGAAGTGATGGCGCAGCACACGGCGGCAGACTTTGGGGGAGAGGACTAA
- a CDS encoding MFS transporter: protein MSHTPSQLSARSQQNFLLAAAFIMPLTFSVWQALLNNFVVEKAAFTGAEIGMLQSLREVPGFLAFTAVYVLLVIREQRFALMSLLVMSVGVALTPFFPTVYGLYTTTVVMSLGFHYFETINKSLTLQWIPKQEAPHFMGRAMAVKAAGALLAYSGIWILMEWVGVGYTGMYLLAGAIGVVITLLLWARFPQFPEGAAQHKKLVFRQRYWLYYALTFLGGARRQIFMVFAGFMMVEKFGYSAADISLLYLVNYLFNLFFAPRIGAWVGRAGERVALRVEYVGLIMVFTGYAFVENANVAAGLYVIDHLFFALSIAINTYFQKIADPKDIAATSSVSFTINHIAAVFIPALLGLLWLSSPAAVFLIGAGIAVLSLALSNLIPDSPVAGQETRLA from the coding sequence GTGAGCCACACTCCTTCCCAGCTCAGTGCCCGGAGTCAGCAAAATTTTTTGCTCGCTGCCGCGTTTATTATGCCGCTGACATTTTCGGTCTGGCAGGCCTTGCTCAATAATTTTGTAGTGGAGAAGGCCGCCTTTACTGGCGCCGAGATAGGCATGCTGCAGAGCCTGCGTGAGGTGCCGGGCTTTCTGGCGTTCACTGCGGTCTATGTATTGCTGGTAATACGTGAGCAGCGATTTGCGCTGATGTCGCTACTGGTGATGTCGGTGGGGGTGGCTCTGACGCCGTTCTTTCCCACTGTTTATGGCCTGTATACAACCACCGTGGTCATGTCGCTGGGCTTTCATTACTTCGAAACCATCAACAAGTCGCTCACTTTGCAGTGGATACCCAAGCAGGAGGCGCCGCATTTCATGGGGCGCGCGATGGCTGTCAAAGCCGCCGGCGCACTGCTGGCTTACAGCGGTATCTGGATTCTCATGGAGTGGGTCGGTGTCGGATACACCGGGATGTATCTATTGGCCGGTGCTATCGGTGTGGTCATTACCCTGCTGTTGTGGGCGCGTTTCCCGCAGTTTCCCGAGGGGGCAGCGCAGCACAAGAAACTGGTGTTCCGGCAGCGCTATTGGCTCTATTATGCACTGACATTTCTAGGTGGCGCACGCCGCCAGATCTTTATGGTGTTTGCCGGTTTTATGATGGTCGAGAAGTTTGGCTATTCGGCAGCGGATATCAGCCTGCTGTATCTGGTTAACTATCTTTTCAATCTGTTCTTTGCGCCACGAATAGGTGCCTGGGTGGGTCGAGCTGGCGAGCGTGTAGCGTTAAGGGTTGAATACGTCGGCCTGATCATGGTCTTTACCGGTTACGCTTTCGTCGAAAACGCCAACGTGGCGGCGGGGCTGTATGTTATCGACCACCTGTTCTTTGCCCTTTCGATCGCAATCAATACCTACTTTCAAAAAATTGCAGACCCGAAGGACATTGCCGCCACATCGAGTGTCAGCTTTACCATCAACCATATCGCAGCGGTGTTTATACCTGCCTTGCTGGGCTTGCTCTGGTTGAGCTCGCCGGCGGCAGTTTTCCTTATTGGTGCGGGTATTGCAGTGCTCTCCCTAGCGCTATCGAACCTGATTCCCGATTCGCCTGTTGCCGGTCAGGAAACCCGATTGGCCTAG
- a CDS encoding CNNM domain-containing protein: MTLLLIYLLIAIGVSFLCSILEAVLLSVTPGFVASQQADKPRRAKALESVKENLDQSISSILILNTFAHTMGAAGVGAQALKVFGAQYETIVALLLTLAILYLSEIIPKTLGARYWKQLALPAAQVIQVLVKLLYPLVWVSAKLTALFGSGGHSSAISREELAAMARLGVHHGALGSQESELLENMLKLRQTRTEDILTPRTVVSALDSTLTVGEALAQLAEVPFTRLPVYEESLDTVVGLALRPQLHEIEREDGEDRPLREFLIPMNRVSRELPVLRLLDLFIKRREHMFLVEDEYGQTEGIVTLEDAVETLLGREIMDESDTVEDMQELARLKYRGRLRDSR; this comes from the coding sequence ATGACCCTACTGCTAATCTATCTACTGATCGCGATCGGTGTTTCTTTTTTATGCTCAATTCTCGAGGCAGTCTTGCTTTCAGTGACGCCCGGTTTCGTTGCCAGCCAGCAAGCCGATAAACCCCGGCGCGCAAAAGCGCTTGAAAGCGTTAAAGAAAACCTCGATCAGTCCATCTCCAGCATTCTGATCCTGAATACCTTCGCCCATACCATGGGCGCAGCAGGAGTCGGTGCCCAGGCCCTGAAAGTATTTGGTGCGCAATACGAAACTATCGTTGCACTCCTGCTCACACTCGCCATCCTCTATCTTTCGGAGATTATTCCAAAGACGCTGGGCGCACGCTACTGGAAGCAACTGGCGCTACCGGCTGCTCAGGTCATACAGGTACTGGTCAAACTGCTGTATCCGCTGGTCTGGGTTTCAGCAAAACTCACCGCGCTGTTCGGCAGCGGCGGACACTCTAGCGCGATCAGCCGCGAGGAACTGGCGGCAATGGCCAGGCTGGGCGTTCATCATGGCGCACTCGGATCACAGGAGAGTGAGCTACTTGAAAACATGCTCAAGCTGCGCCAGACCCGCACGGAAGACATTCTCACCCCGCGCACCGTAGTCAGTGCGCTGGATTCAACACTGACCGTGGGCGAAGCGCTCGCCCAACTGGCTGAAGTCCCCTTCACCCGCCTGCCAGTCTATGAAGAAAGCCTTGATACCGTGGTGGGGCTCGCCCTGCGTCCGCAGCTTCATGAAATTGAGCGAGAGGACGGCGAGGACCGCCCACTCCGTGAATTCCTGATCCCCATGAATCGGGTGTCACGGGAGCTTCCCGTACTGCGCCTGCTGGACCTGTTCATAAAACGCCGTGAGCATATGTTTCTGGTGGAGGACGAGTACGGTCAGACCGAGGGGATAGTCACGCTGGAAGACGCAGTCGAAACCTTGCTAGGCAGGGAGATCATGGACGAGAGCGACACCGTCGAAGACATGCAGGAACTGGCTCGCCTCAAATATCGAGGGCGTCTCAGAGACTCTCGCTAG
- a CDS encoding fasciclin domain-containing protein, which translates to MKNLTTLAASVAVALSLSSGANAQSFGDCASANKVTFDGSIVDAAIATPELSTLVDLVVAAGLADTLATTENITVFAPTNDAFAALPMELVDVVVGNTDLLTAVLTYHVTAGAPDPRRLSSTLAQRKDTLQGQSVYFGRAGGSALVNNAAVNCTGVKTDNGTVWVIDSVLLPAL; encoded by the coding sequence ATGAAAAACCTGACAACCCTCGCGGCCTCCGTCGCTGTAGCCCTGTCCCTGTCCTCTGGCGCAAATGCACAAAGCTTCGGAGACTGCGCATCTGCCAACAAAGTAACCTTCGACGGCAGCATCGTAGACGCTGCGATCGCAACTCCAGAACTCAGCACACTGGTCGATCTCGTCGTCGCTGCTGGCCTCGCAGACACCCTGGCCACCACTGAAAACATCACCGTGTTTGCACCCACCAACGACGCCTTTGCTGCACTGCCCATGGAACTGGTAGACGTCGTGGTAGGTAACACCGACCTGCTGACTGCAGTACTGACCTACCATGTGACCGCGGGTGCTCCCGACCCCCGTCGCCTGTCCAGCACTCTGGCTCAACGTAAAGACACCCTGCAAGGCCAGTCTGTATACTTTGGTCGCGCTGGAGGCTCTGCCCTGGTCAACAACGCTGCAGTCAACTGCACCGGTGTGAAGACAGACAACGGCACAGTATGGGTCATCGACAGCGTACTGCTGCCTGCCCTGTAA
- a CDS encoding PQQ-dependent dehydrogenase, methanol/ethanol family, with product MNKNSKLISGFVACLALVACDGAAPPQGEEPTVPSVSSAPVGPPDTEWVLHGNDVGEQRFSTLDQINRDTVDQLELAWSFNLYTRRGVEATPLMVDGTLYVTGSWSMVYALDARSGELKWFHDPQVDRAFLAKGCCDAVNRGAAYADGRVFVATYDGRLVALDAGNGEVLWDVQTTDRNQSYTITGAPRVVKDRIVIGNGGAELGVRGYVSAYDQKTGEMAWRFHTVPGNPADGFESDAMAMAAKTWTGDWWKWGGGGTAWDSMVFDPELNLLYIGVGNGSPWNAKLRSPEGGDNLFLASIVALNPDTGEYVWHYQTTPGETWDYTATQHIIMAELEIDGTPRKVLMQAPKNGFFYVIDRTDGTLISAEPYVNVMTWASHVDMETGRPVETENARVFDGKNVSLPGNAGGHNWPPMSYNPELGLVYIPTLELPMVYLEPDSDLYAEPGRGMWNTGFDRAPNILPEVPDTVINAEVEELYKGQVVAWDPVAQKRVWAEPMERPTVGGTLATAGGLVFHGGKDTYMTAVDAESGDVLWSRDTQTSAWAAPMTYAIGGEQYLAIAAGFGGGLASEASAAAHGWEIPNISRVLVYKLGGTHELPAVPDYQRPLVKPDAVSANDAVVEQGKVLFHRHCAMCHGDSLRGGGVTPDLRYANEAVHSSWQEIVLGGALEKRGMISFSEFLSETDAESVRQYVLYGANRLYNDLNPGPQG from the coding sequence ATGAATAAGAATTCCAAACTGATATCAGGTTTCGTCGCCTGTCTCGCCCTCGTTGCCTGCGACGGAGCGGCTCCGCCGCAGGGTGAAGAGCCAACCGTTCCCAGTGTGAGCAGCGCCCCTGTAGGTCCGCCTGACACGGAGTGGGTGCTGCACGGCAATGATGTAGGCGAGCAACGCTTTTCTACTCTTGACCAGATAAACCGCGACACAGTGGACCAACTCGAACTGGCATGGTCCTTCAACTTGTATACCCGGCGTGGCGTCGAGGCGACGCCGCTGATGGTGGATGGCACGCTCTACGTCACTGGCTCCTGGTCCATGGTCTACGCTCTGGACGCTCGCAGCGGTGAACTGAAATGGTTCCACGATCCCCAGGTAGATCGCGCTTTTCTCGCCAAGGGGTGCTGCGATGCGGTGAATCGGGGAGCGGCCTATGCGGACGGCCGCGTCTTTGTCGCCACATACGACGGCCGCCTGGTAGCGCTAGACGCTGGAAATGGCGAGGTTCTGTGGGATGTGCAGACGACGGATCGCAACCAGTCCTACACGATTACCGGCGCGCCCCGGGTCGTGAAGGACCGCATTGTTATCGGCAATGGTGGTGCGGAACTGGGTGTGCGTGGCTACGTCAGCGCCTATGACCAGAAAACCGGTGAAATGGCCTGGCGCTTCCATACGGTGCCCGGCAATCCGGCTGACGGATTTGAAAGTGACGCCATGGCAATGGCCGCGAAGACCTGGACGGGCGATTGGTGGAAGTGGGGTGGCGGCGGCACTGCCTGGGATTCGATGGTGTTCGACCCGGAGCTGAATTTGCTCTACATCGGGGTGGGCAACGGCTCGCCGTGGAACGCCAAACTGCGAAGCCCGGAGGGTGGCGACAACCTTTTCCTCGCCTCCATCGTGGCGCTCAATCCTGACACTGGCGAATATGTCTGGCATTACCAGACGACCCCCGGCGAGACCTGGGACTACACCGCCACCCAGCACATCATCATGGCGGAGCTGGAAATAGACGGCACTCCACGCAAGGTGCTGATGCAGGCGCCCAAGAATGGCTTCTTCTATGTCATTGATCGTACTGACGGCACGCTGATTTCTGCCGAGCCCTACGTCAACGTGATGACCTGGGCGAGTCATGTGGACATGGAAACTGGGCGGCCGGTAGAGACCGAGAATGCCCGCGTTTTTGATGGCAAGAATGTTTCTCTGCCAGGCAACGCCGGCGGTCACAACTGGCCGCCGATGTCTTACAACCCCGAGTTAGGGCTCGTTTACATTCCCACGCTCGAGTTGCCCATGGTTTATCTGGAGCCCGATTCGGATTTGTATGCCGAGCCGGGGCGTGGCATGTGGAATACGGGTTTCGACCGCGCGCCCAACATTTTGCCGGAGGTGCCGGATACCGTTATTAACGCGGAGGTCGAAGAGCTCTATAAGGGCCAGGTGGTCGCCTGGGATCCGGTGGCGCAGAAGCGAGTTTGGGCTGAACCCATGGAGCGCCCCACAGTGGGTGGTACCTTGGCCACAGCTGGAGGATTGGTCTTTCACGGCGGCAAGGATACTTACATGACCGCAGTGGACGCCGAATCTGGTGATGTATTGTGGTCTCGCGACACCCAGACCAGTGCCTGGGCAGCTCCAATGACCTATGCCATTGGCGGTGAACAGTACCTGGCTATCGCTGCTGGTTTCGGCGGTGGTCTGGCCAGTGAGGCCAGTGCAGCGGCCCACGGCTGGGAGATACCGAATATTTCACGCGTGCTTGTCTACAAACTCGGTGGTACGCATGAGTTGCCGGCAGTGCCAGATTACCAGAGGCCTCTGGTCAAGCCTGATGCCGTGTCGGCTAATGACGCAGTGGTGGAACAAGGCAAGGTGCTGTTTCATCGCCACTGTGCCATGTGTCACGGCGACAGCCTGCGTGGCGGTGGTGTAACCCCCGACCTGCGCTATGCGAATGAGGCGGTGCACAGTTCATGGCAGGAAATTGTCCTGGGCGGCGCGTTAGAGAAGCGCGGCATGATCAGTTTCTCAGAGTTTCTATCAGAGACGGATGCGGAATCGGTCAGGCAGTACGTGTTGTATGGTGCGAACAGGCTCTACAATGATTTGAATCCGGGACCGCAGGGCTGA
- a CDS encoding glycosyltransferase 61 family protein: MRASSAKTARYDHDICVTFQISPNGSVQHYYHYLFGYLIPLVIAYQRVHKRRGLGSIYVRSCAILDAHTEALALEKLTILPREEHASLEQSSISPNNRTLLHLSVRGMDKPWLYRAEAILLARSFILKRLSAQIESFRQSTAMKFAGSSKKVLLINRDKPPKFYLTAESETKSAGAARRSLPNFDAIISKLNKQYGQVAGVHLEDMTLAEQISLFQMADIVIGQHGAALGNIIWCRSDASAVEIYPRMEEPRKRLHFERLAESLGLAYFEVQQNDIHAALDAEQLLATTAAIPKPPSREWTWKLILARKKIMMRLRSLVGRGPPPPT; the protein is encoded by the coding sequence ATGAGAGCTTCGTCAGCCAAGACAGCCAGATACGATCACGATATCTGCGTGACGTTCCAAATAAGCCCTAACGGCTCGGTTCAGCACTACTACCACTACCTGTTCGGCTATTTGATTCCGCTGGTAATCGCCTACCAGCGAGTCCACAAACGCAGAGGCCTTGGGTCTATCTATGTGAGAAGCTGCGCGATTCTGGATGCACATACCGAGGCGCTAGCGTTAGAAAAACTGACGATTCTTCCTCGTGAAGAGCACGCCAGCCTTGAGCAATCCTCGATAAGCCCAAACAACCGGACCCTGCTCCACCTTTCTGTGCGAGGCATGGACAAGCCCTGGCTCTATCGCGCAGAGGCAATACTTCTTGCGAGAAGTTTTATTCTCAAACGACTCTCCGCACAAATCGAATCGTTTCGCCAAAGCACAGCGATGAAATTCGCCGGATCCAGCAAAAAGGTGCTGTTGATCAATAGGGACAAGCCCCCCAAGTTCTACCTCACCGCCGAATCCGAGACAAAGTCTGCAGGAGCCGCACGCCGCTCTCTTCCAAACTTTGATGCTATTATCTCGAAGCTCAACAAGCAGTATGGACAAGTAGCGGGGGTGCACCTTGAAGACATGACCCTGGCTGAGCAGATATCCCTGTTTCAGATGGCCGACATCGTCATTGGCCAGCACGGAGCAGCCCTGGGCAATATCATCTGGTGCAGAAGCGACGCATCAGCCGTTGAAATCTACCCCCGCATGGAAGAGCCACGCAAGCGGCTGCATTTCGAGCGGCTCGCAGAATCCCTTGGGCTGGCTTATTTTGAAGTCCAACAGAACGATATTCACGCGGCATTGGACGCGGAACAATTGCTGGCGACAACCGCTGCAATCCCCAAACCACCATCTCGAGAATGGACATGGAAATTGATTCTCGCCCGGAAAAAAATCATGATGCGATTGCGCTCATTAGTCGGTCGCGGGCCACCACCTCCAACTTAA